A single genomic interval of uncultured Sphaerochaeta sp. harbors:
- a CDS encoding nitroreductase family protein, giving the protein MQETLELLNNRRSVRAFQERPIEEEHLSLLKQATLRAPTAGNMALYSVVEVSDSEKKKTLAGICDNQEMISKAPLVWVFLADMQKWVNYFQESGAVERGKEQMNVSYRKPGLGDLHLCMQDAIIAAQNAVVAAEALGIGSCYIGDVIEQFEDLRDLLKLKQYTIPACMLIFGYPKGKGPIKLTPRCPAPSVFMENRYEEPHIEELAHAYQEHEQQRRATHSLPYENMGTLADYYYLRKHTSAFMEEMNRSVSVMFDWWCGD; this is encoded by the coding sequence ATGCAAGAAACATTGGAACTATTGAACAATCGACGAAGTGTCCGCGCCTTCCAGGAGCGACCCATCGAGGAGGAGCATCTCTCGCTCCTGAAACAGGCAACCCTCCGTGCCCCTACGGCAGGGAATATGGCTCTCTACTCAGTCGTTGAAGTCAGCGACAGCGAGAAGAAGAAAACCCTTGCTGGAATATGCGACAACCAGGAGATGATCAGTAAGGCACCCTTGGTCTGGGTATTCCTCGCCGACATGCAGAAGTGGGTGAATTATTTCCAAGAAAGCGGTGCTGTAGAGAGAGGAAAAGAGCAAATGAACGTCTCCTATCGTAAACCTGGCCTAGGTGATCTGCATCTCTGCATGCAGGACGCAATCATAGCAGCGCAGAACGCAGTGGTGGCTGCAGAAGCACTCGGCATAGGATCCTGTTACATCGGGGACGTCATCGAGCAGTTTGAGGACCTGAGAGACCTCCTGAAGCTGAAACAATACACCATCCCGGCATGTATGCTTATCTTTGGCTACCCCAAAGGAAAAGGTCCCATCAAATTGACCCCCCGTTGCCCAGCCCCCTCCGTCTTTATGGAAAATCGATATGAGGAGCCCCATATTGAGGAGTTGGCACATGCTTACCAGGAGCATGAACAGCAAAGAAGGGCAACACATTCGCTTCCGTATGAGAACATGGGAACACTCGCAGATTACTACTACCTGAGAAAACACACCAGTGCCTTTATGGAGGAGATGAACCGCTCAGTCAGTGTCATGTTCGACTGGTGGTGTGGAGACTAA
- a CDS encoding MFS transporter, protein MKSVKAYRYRWLILLSLILLILSVEVHWLNLSPVGRVANEYYASQLTLTYARPVDLLSLTYLIVFVVASIPASYLLHRLGIRTATWIASGLIIFGSMTKWIYLSTFSLVLLGQFILAIGQALVLTSITEIVSRWFPIRERGMAVGITSASQYLSLAVVMIVSPILVVTKANDPSWGSGFEELMRFYAILSSTLALAAALLIRENPPSPSSALPSNNKVHYRSSFKAINAISSLRGLMIIFAIGWGVLMTLFIKIDEISEFLGFADSNGFLGIAMLAGGMVGAIVLPALSDRFRRRKLFFVFCNVCSIPGILLLVFCQQIGAVLLNSEAIALIGSSIVGLSLLSTIPIGTQYAAELGQGISEEVIQGMLLLYSQAACAAILVFSLVITEQYAPMLLATLAALLAAAMIGSTFLKESKMIITEEERLKEAINQEIVHLQ, encoded by the coding sequence ATGAAAAGTGTGAAGGCATATCGCTACCGATGGTTGATTTTACTCTCTTTGATACTCCTGATCCTTTCGGTGGAGGTTCATTGGCTGAATCTCTCTCCTGTTGGTAGGGTTGCAAATGAATATTATGCGTCTCAGTTAACGCTTACCTACGCTCGTCCGGTGGACTTGCTCTCACTGACATATCTCATTGTGTTTGTGGTGGCAAGTATCCCTGCATCTTACTTGTTGCACCGTCTTGGTATCCGCACTGCCACCTGGATAGCCAGCGGCTTGATCATATTCGGCTCCATGACCAAGTGGATCTATCTTTCGACCTTTTCCCTGGTTCTCCTTGGCCAGTTCATCCTTGCGATTGGTCAGGCCTTGGTCCTGACCAGTATTACTGAGATTGTCAGCCGTTGGTTTCCCATCCGAGAGCGTGGTATGGCTGTCGGTATCACCAGTGCCAGCCAATACCTGTCACTTGCAGTGGTAATGATTGTCTCTCCGATCTTGGTTGTGACCAAGGCGAATGATCCCTCGTGGGGGAGCGGTTTTGAGGAGTTGATGCGTTTCTATGCGATTCTCAGTTCAACCCTTGCCCTTGCTGCAGCCCTATTGATACGAGAGAACCCTCCCTCTCCTTCTTCAGCTTTGCCAAGCAACAACAAGGTACACTACCGTTCCTCGTTCAAGGCAATCAATGCTATTTCATCCCTCCGAGGGCTGATGATTATTTTTGCAATTGGTTGGGGTGTTCTGATGACCTTGTTTATCAAGATTGATGAGATCAGTGAGTTTCTTGGTTTTGCTGATTCAAATGGATTTTTGGGGATTGCAATGCTTGCAGGAGGTATGGTGGGAGCAATTGTGCTGCCCGCCCTCTCAGACCGTTTTCGCAGGAGAAAACTTTTCTTTGTATTCTGTAATGTCTGTTCGATCCCTGGTATCCTGCTTCTGGTTTTCTGCCAGCAAATTGGTGCAGTACTGCTGAACAGTGAGGCAATTGCCTTGATCGGGTCCTCGATTGTAGGGCTCTCCTTGCTCTCAACTATTCCCATCGGCACGCAGTATGCTGCTGAATTGGGGCAGGGGATCAGTGAAGAGGTCATACAGGGAATGCTTTTACTGTATAGCCAAGCTGCCTGTGCAGCCATTCTTGTTTTCTCTCTGGTGATAACTGAACAATATGCACCCATGTTGCTTGCCACCTTGGCCGCTCTCCTCGCTGCTGCAATGATCGGCAGCACCTTCCTTAAGGAGAGCAAGATGATCATCACAGAGGAAGAGCGGCTCAAAGAGGCAATCAATCAGGAGATTGTACATCTTCAGTAG
- a CDS encoding nitroreductase family protein: MAMLEVIEKRRAYRALDTKPISDDILVRLAEAAHTAPSSMNNQPWRLVTVSDETVLDKLKEALAPGNYWAKKAPALVAVVTNNSWGMTLGERHYAPFELGMAAMAYQLQAVQEGLYVHPIAGFNADLAKEVLGIADEDSIMVLMVVGYPGDSSHLSEKHMESENGKRDRLPLENVHAFNHFDKQMKPKGK; encoded by the coding sequence ATGGCAATGTTAGAAGTTATTGAGAAGAGGAGAGCCTATCGTGCTCTCGATACAAAACCCATCAGTGATGACATCTTGGTCCGTCTTGCAGAAGCAGCACACACCGCCCCCTCATCCATGAACAACCAACCATGGAGACTGGTAACCGTATCTGATGAAACAGTACTGGATAAACTCAAGGAAGCACTGGCCCCTGGGAACTACTGGGCAAAGAAGGCTCCCGCGTTGGTAGCGGTGGTAACCAACAACTCCTGGGGAATGACCCTTGGGGAGCGCCATTATGCCCCATTTGAACTGGGTATGGCAGCGATGGCGTATCAGCTTCAGGCTGTACAGGAAGGACTGTATGTACACCCCATCGCAGGGTTCAATGCCGATCTGGCAAAAGAAGTGTTAGGCATTGCTGATGAAGACTCCATCATGGTACTGATGGTGGTAGGATACCCAGGAGACAGCTCCCACCTAAGCGAAAAACACATGGAGAGTGAAAACGGCAAACGCGATCGCCTCCCCTTGGAGAACGTGCATGCATTCAACCATTTTGATAAGCAGATGAAACCAAAGGGCAAATAG
- a CDS encoding pyridoxamine 5'-phosphate oxidase family protein: MFRAMRRAKQQLNEKETMAILGAGSYGTLACLGDDSYPYAIPLNYVYLDNTLYIHSAKQGHKVDAIENHRKVSFTVVGQDQIVSKEYTTYFSSVIAFGKARLAEGDEYTRAFTALTDKYASDRPKQERIEQVRECRQAIIIAIDIEHLSGKQAKELSQK, translated from the coding sequence ATGTTCAGAGCGATGCGTAGGGCAAAGCAGCAACTCAATGAGAAAGAGACCATGGCCATACTTGGAGCAGGTTCCTATGGTACGCTTGCCTGCCTTGGTGACGATTCCTACCCATATGCAATTCCCCTCAATTACGTCTACCTTGACAATACGCTCTACATACATAGCGCCAAGCAAGGGCATAAAGTCGATGCTATTGAAAACCACAGGAAAGTGTCTTTCACCGTTGTAGGCCAGGACCAGATTGTAAGCAAGGAGTACACCACCTACTTTTCCAGTGTCATTGCTTTTGGGAAGGCACGATTGGCTGAAGGGGATGAGTATACAAGGGCCTTTACAGCCCTCACTGACAAATATGCGAGCGACAGACCGAAACAGGAACGTATAGAACAGGTCAGGGAATGTAGGCAGGCAATCATTATCGCCATTGACATTGAACATCTCTCAGGCAAACAAGCAAAAGAGTTGTCTCAGAAGTAA
- a CDS encoding rubredoxin, with amino-acid sequence MKEYECDLCGYVYDPKVGDPDNGIKPGTAFEDLPEDWVCPLCGAPKSDFSPRD; translated from the coding sequence ATGAAAGAGTACGAATGCGATCTTTGTGGGTATGTATATGACCCGAAAGTAGGTGATCCCGATAACGGAATCAAGCCCGGAACAGCCTTTGAAGATCTCCCCGAGGATTGGGTTTGCCCTCTCTGTGGAGCTCCTAAGTCTGACTTTTCACCCCGCGACTAA
- a CDS encoding WYL domain-containing transcriptional regulator, translating to MKGERVAQLELLLHSHPEGLRRAEIARRLGVHRSTISRYVDELKQYIDIYEENNLIKIRSREDDDNIALSVYESLAFNLSAEMLATSSEYQNPHLASGLRKIAMNMRSYAPKISENVVNLAEQIDRKIQEKKECSKFNSVLEVLIDSWVSGRIVRVVQSLKGFDPIETELAPYFIGFREEDTGGRHPISVTGRLRHTTEIITIDISTITSAIILDETYTIPDNLKPFKFHEAEEHYEAIDMIPLSLRLKERSAMNVFRSVVHGTPVFEKTEGGDLICNMDAENSIELYLRIIQCGDSVEILGPDSFRKKFCKMLNKILALYQ from the coding sequence ATGAAAGGCGAACGCGTTGCACAACTTGAGTTATTGCTTCACTCCCATCCGGAAGGACTGAGGAGAGCCGAGATTGCGCGCCGTCTTGGCGTCCATCGCTCAACGATCAGCAGATATGTTGATGAATTGAAACAGTATATCGACATCTATGAGGAAAACAACCTCATCAAGATAAGAAGCAGGGAAGATGACGATAATATTGCCCTCAGCGTCTATGAGAGCCTTGCTTTCAACCTCTCCGCGGAGATGCTTGCAACCAGCAGTGAGTACCAGAATCCCCATCTTGCATCGGGCCTGAGAAAGATTGCCATGAATATGCGATCCTATGCCCCGAAGATCAGTGAGAACGTCGTCAATCTCGCTGAGCAAATCGACAGGAAGATACAGGAGAAGAAGGAGTGCAGCAAGTTCAACTCTGTGTTGGAAGTGCTTATCGACTCCTGGGTATCGGGTCGTATTGTGAGAGTTGTACAGAGCCTGAAAGGCTTCGACCCCATTGAGACAGAGCTTGCCCCCTACTTCATAGGGTTCCGGGAAGAAGACACCGGAGGACGGCATCCTATCAGTGTGACGGGAAGATTACGCCACACCACTGAGATCATTACCATCGATATCAGCACCATCACCAGTGCAATCATCCTGGATGAGACCTACACCATCCCGGACAACCTCAAACCATTTAAGTTCCATGAAGCCGAGGAACACTACGAAGCTATCGATATGATTCCGCTAAGCCTGAGGCTTAAGGAACGATCAGCGATGAACGTCTTTCGCTCGGTAGTGCATGGAACCCCTGTGTTCGAAAAAACGGAGGGTGGGGATCTTATCTGCAACATGGATGCAGAGAACTCGATCGAACTCTATCTGAGAATCATCCAGTGTGGTGACTCAGTGGAGATATTGGGACCTGATAGTTTCAGGAAGAAATTCTGCAAGATGCTGAATAAAATCCTGGCACTCTATCAGTAA
- a CDS encoding SlyX family protein: MEERLTKLEMKLAYAEETIVTLDSVVTEQAKEIGLLKSRLEALEKRVSDVVDEMGDDVAPSDQRPPHY, from the coding sequence ATGGAAGAACGTCTGACGAAGCTTGAAATGAAACTTGCCTATGCGGAAGAGACGATCGTAACCCTCGATTCTGTGGTCACTGAACAAGCCAAAGAAATCGGACTTCTGAAGAGTCGTCTTGAAGCATTGGAAAAGCGTGTCTCTGATGTGGTGGATGAAATGGGGGATGACGTAGCCCCTTCGGACCAGAGGCCACCCCACTATTAG
- a CDS encoding FAD-dependent oxidoreductase: MEKKYLIIGGVAGGAGTAARLRRRDEKAQIIMFERGEYISYANCGLPYYAGNVITERSRLFVMTPDKFMESLNVEARIQSEVVRIDREAKTIHVKDLKHNTEYDERYDVLILSPGASPVKPPIPGIEHPAIMSLRSVSDIDSIKEKVDSPATKRAVVVGGGFIGIEMAENLKERGLQVSVVEALDQVMNIIDYDMAAEVQQHLRAKGINLFLKDGVASFEHHGSLVSVRLQSGTLIDADLVILSIGVRPDTAFLKDSGIELAKNGAIKVDEYFTTNDKDIRAVGDAIVFESPLSGSPVTIPLAGPANKQARLCADNIVDGNKKPYTGIIGTSIAKIFDLTVASTGLTEKSLKAASLPYRCAITHVGNHAGYYPNVRQLSLKVLYHPETGKIWGGQSVGYGGVDKRIDIISAFIGKGGTVYDLAEFEQAYAPPFSSAKDPVNMVGFIAVNVLEGMSDTITWDEAEQARKNGTFMLDVRSEEEFELGAIEGAVNIPNIDLRDRLEEVPKDCDIILNCAIGLRGYFAERILRQNGFTRVRNLTGGFKTYDSAMRERELLEHKTVLNIKEESATIDNLNEDGSFRRRTENKIFKVDACGLQCPGPIIRLKKEMDNLEEGDRIIIKASDPGFGVDVQSWSKLTGNNLVSVTTTEGVIEAVVEKGNANICSMPDSAGEKPAICAPDNGATMVVFSNDLDKALASFVLANGAAASGKQVTMFFTFWGLSVLRKKNAPPVKKDFMGKMFSSMLPKGMDELGLSSMNMGGLGAKMMKGRMKKKHVDQVTQMFLDAKSSGVRMVACQMSMDIMGITKEELLDGVEVGGVATYMGAASESKVNLFI, encoded by the coding sequence ATGGAAAAGAAATACCTTATCATCGGAGGAGTCGCAGGAGGGGCAGGTACTGCCGCCAGACTCAGAAGAAGGGACGAAAAGGCCCAGATCATCATGTTTGAACGTGGTGAATACATCAGTTACGCGAACTGTGGTCTTCCCTATTACGCCGGAAATGTAATAACTGAACGCTCCAGATTGTTTGTCATGACCCCTGACAAGTTCATGGAATCGTTGAACGTGGAAGCTCGTATCCAAAGCGAAGTTGTAAGGATCGATCGTGAAGCAAAGACCATCCATGTAAAGGACCTGAAACACAACACCGAATATGATGAACGCTACGATGTACTCATTCTCTCCCCTGGGGCTAGCCCGGTTAAGCCTCCCATCCCAGGGATAGAGCACCCGGCAATCATGTCTCTTCGATCTGTCAGCGATATCGACAGCATAAAGGAAAAAGTTGACAGTCCAGCAACCAAACGTGCAGTGGTTGTAGGTGGTGGCTTTATCGGCATCGAGATGGCAGAGAACCTGAAGGAACGTGGCTTACAGGTATCGGTTGTGGAAGCGCTCGACCAAGTCATGAATATTATTGACTACGACATGGCAGCGGAAGTACAGCAACACCTCAGAGCAAAAGGGATCAATCTCTTCCTGAAGGATGGAGTAGCCTCCTTTGAGCATCATGGGTCACTAGTTAGTGTACGCCTGCAATCGGGTACCCTGATCGATGCAGATCTGGTAATCCTCTCCATTGGTGTGAGACCTGATACCGCATTCCTCAAGGATTCAGGTATTGAACTCGCAAAGAACGGGGCGATCAAGGTAGATGAATATTTCACCACCAACGACAAGGACATCAGGGCAGTAGGTGACGCCATTGTCTTTGAAAGTCCGCTCTCAGGGAGCCCGGTCACCATCCCTCTCGCCGGTCCTGCAAACAAGCAAGCCCGTCTCTGTGCAGACAACATCGTAGATGGGAACAAGAAGCCCTATACAGGGATCATTGGTACCAGTATCGCAAAGATTTTTGACCTGACGGTTGCTTCCACAGGTCTGACCGAGAAAAGCTTGAAAGCTGCCTCTCTCCCCTATCGTTGCGCTATCACCCATGTGGGCAATCATGCAGGATATTATCCCAATGTAAGACAACTCTCCTTGAAAGTGCTCTATCATCCAGAAACAGGGAAGATCTGGGGAGGACAGTCAGTAGGATATGGTGGGGTCGATAAACGTATCGACATCATCTCCGCCTTTATCGGGAAGGGTGGTACCGTCTATGACCTGGCAGAATTCGAACAAGCCTATGCTCCTCCCTTCTCAAGCGCCAAGGACCCGGTAAACATGGTCGGCTTCATTGCCGTCAATGTCCTCGAAGGCATGAGTGACACCATAACCTGGGATGAAGCAGAGCAGGCACGGAAGAACGGCACATTCATGCTTGATGTAAGAAGTGAAGAGGAGTTCGAACTCGGGGCAATTGAAGGGGCTGTGAATATCCCCAATATCGATCTCCGTGACCGATTGGAGGAAGTACCCAAGGACTGTGACATCATCCTTAACTGTGCCATAGGACTGCGAGGCTACTTTGCCGAACGCATCCTTCGCCAGAATGGCTTCACCCGTGTAAGGAATCTTACGGGAGGCTTCAAGACCTATGACAGCGCAATGCGCGAACGTGAATTGCTTGAGCATAAGACGGTACTGAACATCAAGGAAGAGAGTGCAACAATCGACAATCTCAACGAAGATGGCTCATTCCGTAGAAGAACAGAGAACAAAATCTTCAAGGTGGACGCCTGTGGATTGCAGTGCCCCGGTCCAATTATCCGACTCAAGAAGGAAATGGACAACCTCGAAGAGGGGGACCGCATAATCATCAAGGCTTCCGACCCTGGTTTCGGCGTTGATGTCCAATCCTGGAGCAAGCTTACCGGCAACAACCTTGTTTCGGTTACTACAACAGAAGGGGTTATTGAGGCCGTTGTTGAGAAGGGAAATGCAAATATTTGCTCAATGCCTGACTCAGCAGGTGAAAAACCTGCCATCTGCGCTCCCGATAATGGTGCAACGATGGTGGTATTCTCCAATGACTTGGACAAGGCACTCGCATCCTTTGTGCTTGCAAATGGAGCTGCTGCCTCAGGGAAACAGGTTACCATGTTCTTCACCTTCTGGGGTTTGAGTGTACTACGCAAGAAAAATGCACCACCGGTCAAGAAGGATTTCATGGGGAAGATGTTCTCCAGCATGCTTCCCAAGGGAATGGACGAGCTTGGACTCTCCAGCATGAATATGGGAGGACTAGGAGCAAAGATGATGAAAGGCCGCATGAAGAAGAAACATGTCGACCAAGTAACCCAGATGTTCCTAGATGCAAAGAGTTCAGGAGTCCGTATGGTGGCCTGCCAGATGTCTATGGATATCATGGGCATCACCAAAGAGGAACTGCTTGACGGCGTCGAGGTAGGAGGCGTTGCCACCTACATGGGTGCCGCATCCGAGAGCAAAGTCAATCTGTTTATCTAA
- a CDS encoding MarR family transcriptional regulator, with amino-acid sequence MIDLCAIRKLQTSLRNFEDQLKQQTGLSFNDALLLCAVNKGICEPSALAKELELSPSRLTRILDSLENRKLVQRTLSIMDRRSLTVALTEAGSEMVQTYSCSELNLPSELQFTQSPNT; translated from the coding sequence ATGATTGATCTCTGCGCCATCCGAAAGTTGCAGACTTCCCTTCGCAACTTCGAAGACCAGTTGAAGCAGCAAACAGGACTCTCTTTCAACGATGCCTTGTTGCTCTGTGCGGTAAACAAGGGAATTTGCGAACCCAGTGCCTTGGCAAAGGAACTGGAACTTTCCCCATCCCGGCTTACCCGCATCTTGGATAGTCTGGAGAATCGTAAACTTGTTCAGAGAACCTTGAGTATCATGGACCGAAGAAGCCTTACCGTTGCTTTAACCGAAGCAGGTAGTGAAATGGTACAAACCTATAGTTGTTCAGAACTCAACCTTCCAAGCGAACTACAGTTCACTCAGTCACCCAATACCTAG
- a CDS encoding C4-dicarboxylate TRAP transporter substrate-binding protein has protein sequence MKKARVFVTILLVLVVATASVFGQGGGEKGDKVYTLKLSTQLNETSPMVEGFKQLAESVKARSEGRLVVEIYPSAQLGSDEDVIEQALQGVNVAVLTDGGRMGNYVNDIAIIGMAYFANNYDEVLAVTQSAKFAEWEKELSEENEIRILSFNWYDGGRHFFLNKEAYTPADLSGQRIRTPGAPAWAESVAALGATPVAMPWGETYSAVQSKAVDGCEVQLTAALGSRIYEVLDYMIRTEHFQLINGLIVGERWFQTLPEDLQTILLEETKAAGEKNARYVQSKITETEKQLVEYGVKIIEPDVDAFVKASDAAYEKLGFGDLRKEIYAQIGK, from the coding sequence ATGAAAAAAGCAAGAGTTTTCGTAACAATCTTGTTGGTACTGGTTGTAGCTACTGCATCAGTGTTTGGCCAGGGTGGTGGGGAAAAAGGTGACAAGGTATATACCTTGAAGCTTTCCACTCAGTTGAATGAAACTTCTCCCATGGTTGAGGGTTTCAAGCAGCTTGCAGAAAGTGTAAAAGCTCGCTCAGAAGGCCGCTTGGTGGTTGAGATCTATCCCTCTGCACAGTTGGGAAGTGATGAAGATGTCATCGAGCAGGCATTGCAGGGTGTTAACGTTGCAGTCCTTACCGATGGTGGACGCATGGGCAACTATGTGAATGATATTGCAATCATCGGAATGGCCTATTTTGCCAACAACTACGATGAAGTACTTGCAGTAACCCAGAGCGCAAAGTTTGCGGAATGGGAGAAGGAGTTGAGTGAAGAGAATGAGATTCGTATCCTCTCCTTCAACTGGTATGATGGAGGAAGACACTTCTTCCTGAACAAGGAAGCATATACTCCTGCAGATCTGAGCGGACAGAGGATCAGAACTCCTGGTGCTCCTGCATGGGCAGAGAGTGTCGCCGCACTTGGGGCTACTCCGGTTGCTATGCCTTGGGGTGAAACCTATTCAGCTGTACAGTCCAAAGCAGTTGATGGGTGTGAGGTCCAGCTTACCGCTGCTCTTGGTTCTAGAATCTATGAAGTTCTGGATTACATGATCCGCACTGAGCACTTCCAGCTGATCAATGGTCTGATCGTTGGTGAGAGATGGTTCCAGACCTTGCCAGAAGACCTACAGACGATTTTGCTCGAGGAAACCAAGGCTGCTGGAGAGAAGAATGCTCGTTACGTACAGTCCAAGATTACTGAGACAGAAAAACAACTTGTTGAATATGGCGTGAAAATCATTGAGCCAGATGTTGACGCATTTGTCAAAGCAAGTGATGCTGCGTATGAGAAACTCGGATTTGGCGATTTGAGAAAAGAAATCTACGCTCAGATTGGCAAATAA